In the uncultured Desulfovibrio sp. genome, CGATAGCATATCCAAAGTCGATAATTTTGCGCGCAGCAAACCACTGCGCGCCTGATATCGACAAGCCAAAGGAACTTTTATGCCAGTTGCCACGTTTCCCCTCGGCCCTTTGCAGACCAACAGCTACCTTATCCACAGCGGCACTCAGGCCGTTGCGGTGGACGTGGGCGGCGACCCGGAACCCATGCTGGAGTATCTGGCTAAGCACGGTCTGAAACTGGCTGCCATCTGCATTACCCATCGGCACTTCGACCACGTTTACGGCGTGGCGGATTTGCAGAAGGCTACAGGAGCACCTGTTTACATCAGCGCCGATGATGACTGCCTGGAGGGGACGGAATCCGCGCAGGGCGGCCTGTGGGGCTTTCCCACTGTGACTCCGTATCAGTCGCAGCCCATAGCTCTGGGCAAGACCTCGTTCGGCGGAATGGAATGCGAAGTGCTTGCCACCCCTGGGCACACCCCGGGCGGAGTTTCGCTGTTTTTCCCTACTGAACAACTTGTTTTTACAGGAGATGCGCTCTTTTACCGCTCTATTGGCCGCACGGACTTTCCCGGCGGCGATCACGACGGCCTGCTGCGCTCAGTGACGGAAGTACTTTTCAAACTGCCGGAAGACGCCGTTGTGTACCCTGGTCACGGTCCCTCCACCACCATTGGCGATGAAAAAAAGAGCAACCCTTTTTGCGGTGAATTTCAGCTATGAACAACGTGCTTGTGCTCCAGTGCAGTCCTCATGTGGGAGGCGTTTCTGATTCGGTGGCAAACCTTTTTACAAAAGGCATGGCCGAAGCCGGAATTGAAGCGCGCACTGTAGCCTTGCGCGACTATGCATATTCGCCCTGTACGGGGTGCGGCGGCTGCTCCAGGCCGCCGCACAAATGCATTCTGGCCAATCGGCCCCTGCCCGGTCAGAATGATGCCTGCGCCCAGATGGACCAGGCTGAAGAAATTTTTCAAATGATCAACGAAGCACAGATGATCATGATTTCTTCTCCCATTTATTTCTATTTTCTACCAGCGCACTTCAAGGCGCTTATCGACAGAACCCAACGATTCTGGATGTTACAAGGCGGCGAAGACCGCGGTTCCCTGCCCCTTTCCCGCGCAAAGCCCGTGCTTGTAGCCATGACCGCAGGGCGTCGGCGCGGCAATCTGTTGTTTTCAGGCTCTCTGCTCTCGCTCAAATACTTTCTGGCCCCCCTTGGGGCTGCCGTTCGGGAAACCCGACTGCTGCGCGGGCTTGAATCAACCAAGGATCTGCACGAACGCCCCGCAGTAATTGCCGCCCTGCATGCCTGGGGGCACGACTGGGGCCACAGGCTCGCCACAGAAAATGCCAGCTATGAGCTGACCCAGCCCCTGCCCGAAGCTGCGGACAAACCATAGACCGCGCCTTTTGTACCCCGTTCCTCACCCCATGCCACATGACAAGCCCCAGCCGCACGCACCTGCACGCCGTGGCTGGCTGGGTTCTGTGGTGGCCCGCATGCAAAAAACACTGGGGCTGAACCAAGACCGCTGTTTGCACTGTCTGCGTCCCTTTTCCCCTGCGTTTGCGGCGCATCTCAATGCCGCGACAGCGCCGGAATCCCTCCTTTGCCCCCAATGCTGCGACCTGCTCACCCCATACGCCGGGCCCAGATGCCCGCGTTGCGGAATTCCGCCTTCTGATCCACAGGCAGGCAACAGCATCTGCGGCGCATGTCTACAAAATCCACCGCCGTGGAGCGGCGCTGCTTTCTACGGCCTCTATCAGGGGGCCCTGCGGCACACCCTGCTGCGGCTCAAGTTTGACGGGCATCTGTACCTTGCCCCCCTGTTGGGAAATTTTCTGCTTGAATCGGTGACCTGCCTGCCCCGGCCAGATGTCATTGTGGCAGTGCCGCAGCATCCCGCCCATCTGCGCCGCCGGGGATACAATCAGGCCCACGAACTGGCGCGGGCACTGCACGGCCTGTCAGGCCTGCCTGTGTCTTCAAGGCTGCTTTCCCGCCCCGTGCCCGGTCAGGAGCAGGCGCACCTGGGGGCAAAAGACCGGCGCAGCAACGTGCGTCACAGCTTTGCCGCCTCGCCGGAGGCAAGGGGGTTGCGCGTATGGATTGTGGACGATGTTATGACCACTGGCAGCACCATGAATGCCGCAGCCAGCGCCCTGCTCGCAGGTGGAGCCGCGCGGGTGGATGCGGTATTTGCCGCCAGAACGCCGCTCAACACAGCCGCCGAAATTTCGGATCTCCCAAGCCATGCGGGGTAAGTGTGCACGCAGCACATGACAAGCTCATGCTCTTGGGCTATACACAGGTCACATACACT is a window encoding:
- a CDS encoding flavodoxin family protein; protein product: MNNVLVLQCSPHVGGVSDSVANLFTKGMAEAGIEARTVALRDYAYSPCTGCGGCSRPPHKCILANRPLPGQNDACAQMDQAEEIFQMINEAQMIMISSPIYFYFLPAHFKALIDRTQRFWMLQGGEDRGSLPLSRAKPVLVAMTAGRRRGNLLFSGSLLSLKYFLAPLGAAVRETRLLRGLESTKDLHERPAVIAALHAWGHDWGHRLATENASYELTQPLPEAADKP
- a CDS encoding ComF family protein: MQKTLGLNQDRCLHCLRPFSPAFAAHLNAATAPESLLCPQCCDLLTPYAGPRCPRCGIPPSDPQAGNSICGACLQNPPPWSGAAFYGLYQGALRHTLLRLKFDGHLYLAPLLGNFLLESVTCLPRPDVIVAVPQHPAHLRRRGYNQAHELARALHGLSGLPVSSRLLSRPVPGQEQAHLGAKDRRSNVRHSFAASPEARGLRVWIVDDVMTTGSTMNAAASALLAGGAARVDAVFAARTPLNTAAEISDLPSHAG
- a CDS encoding MBL fold metallo-hydrolase produces the protein MPVATFPLGPLQTNSYLIHSGTQAVAVDVGGDPEPMLEYLAKHGLKLAAICITHRHFDHVYGVADLQKATGAPVYISADDDCLEGTESAQGGLWGFPTVTPYQSQPIALGKTSFGGMECEVLATPGHTPGGVSLFFPTEQLVFTGDALFYRSIGRTDFPGGDHDGLLRSVTEVLFKLPEDAVVYPGHGPSTTIGDEKKSNPFCGEFQL